The DNA window agctgctcctcatcacagaggatgaaggaaaccaattaatcaattaaagtaaaaatcaaaatcaaccaatcaattgATTACTTCCTGTCTGCGTCCAATCATATCTGCTGTTTGTAGCCATGGTGGAACACTCACATTGTAAACACGCAGATATGAATCCACATGTCGGAGTGAGCCGGCCTCGCTGTGAGCATCAAGctgaacaccaacacacatgGAGGATGTTTGCTGTGATAACCTGCCTGAGCTGCATCACTGCAACACTCTAAAAAACACCTGAtgttccacttcctgtctgaggtTCGTCAAGAAAAACGAAACCACCTAATGTGCATTTAAAACATTATGCATCTGCTCTAAAGTGTTTAAAGGCCCAAGTCAATCATTTCCCTCAGACGGCAGCTGAAGtttacatttgattattttcatgcgtgaaaaaaatctaattattcaCATGAGTATTACATCTTTttggagaaatgtttatttatttatttttgcataattACAGGATAATTAAACACTTTTATTCCAGAAGCTTGTTACGTCAGGTTTAACTGAGATTATTCATTTCTTGAATCTTTCCTGTCTCAGGTTCACTGGATCTCGAGCCACTCTCTTCACGCACTGTTGGTTTCTCACAAATGTCAACGCTCATTTTTTAACAGTGCATCCTTCCTTCCTCGTTGCCTCCGCCACGCACAGCCACGCACGCTTAGAGGGCGTGTCTACACCCGTCTAGCCCTGCGTGATTGGCGCAGGCGTCTCCACGGAGGGAGTGAGGCTGGACCAATGAGGAGGAGCCTGCGCGGCACTGGTCCAATATAGGCGCTGGAGGCGAGGAGCATCTTTATGATAGGAGTCATTTGTCACAGGGAGAAGGAGACAGGAGATCTACGGGAGCTCAGGAGTtacctctcctcctttttctctgtttttttaaccCGAACCTGTTTGCGCCTGATTCCCCAACGACTTCTTGTTCATCCGAACCGTCTGCGTCTGGTTTTTCTTCTCCGAGCTGTTTCTTTGTAGAACTCAACCAACACGGAATCGAACAAGGAAGACGATCAACGACCTTCCCTCACTTCTGCAATCATGATGTCGATGAACAGCAAACAGCCTTTCAGTATGCACCCGATGCTGCACGAACCCAAGTACGCTCCTCTGCACTCCAGCTCGGAGGCCATCCGCAGGGCCTGTCTGCCCACACCGTCGGTGAGtcgaaaaaaaaattcaatgtATCATCGCACTGCATCTCTGACTCCTGATATTCACTGAGAAACTTCTTCATCTCCAAATAAAGAGTTCAGAGGCTACATGACAAGTTGTAAAAAGCACTTTTAAATTGAAATCCACACAAGAAAGCTCGTAAAATATCGGAGAAGAGAGTTTGAACTATTACGCACAGACGCACCCAGGAATCACTGACTGTGAATGAATTGTGCCGTGAGGCGTTTCgattaaaatatttgtttctaaAAAAATCAAACCTCTGTTAAATAAtctctaaaataataaaaaatattatttttgccacttcaggaaaaacaaatcattgGATCAGCAGGAAAAGTTTGGACGTTGGAACAAAAATAAGATGTGTAGCGATTAAAAAACGACGGGGGAAgattaaataaagaacaaaCCGTGTAAAACATATGAGATGAAACCGGATGGATCAGAAAACACCAGCAGGGaaaacagagagtgagacaatCTGCTCGTTTTCGACAGAACTCTGCGTAAAGACGCACAAAACGCATCCTCGTCACCGAAAAGCCAAATCCTGTTATTGAGCCAAGATGTGAGATGTTTGAAAagatgaaggagggagagaagctgCGTGGACTCTCTGAACGCGTGTTCTCTCATATTGTCCCATTCATATTCTAACTCACACCCGTCTCATTTCATTGTCCGCAGAAATTATTCAGGAGATCgtaaatattaattttaaatgaatatccATACACGCTGCCACACTCGAGGCGTCGGACGCTTCCGGTGATGTCCAGGTTGCATCGGATTGAATTGGGGTTAAATGTGGGAGATTTcatatttggtttatttttaatattttgcgTGAAATAAAATTGTAATTATGACATTGTGGTGATAAAAATCTACAGTAATTACACATCGAAAACATCCCCCCACTGTTGATCTGCTTCATTCTCCAGTTTTAAAAGTTTCAGTATCAGAGCGTCTCACAAATAAAATGTCGAATTAGACGAAGCTTTAAAAAGATCGTGCACAATAATACAATTTACTAATAATGGTGATACCTGGTGATATTTATCATACacaaaatattatcattataaacacaaggaaactGAAATTAtaatgagtaaaatatatttttaacacaaatgtctgcagggaaattaaaaaagaattgaACTTGACAATGATCCGTGCGTAAAAGAAAGAGTTTGTTTTATAGACGGTTTAAATTGGTGGTTGTATAAATGGTCACGGATGAgttctgactctgactctgctCCAGCTTCAGGGCAACATATTCGCCGGCTTCGATGAGACGTTGCTGCAGAGAGCCGAGGCTCTGGCCGCTGTGGACATCGTGGCCCAGAAGAGTCACCCGTTCAAACCCGACGCGACCTACCACACCATGACCACCATGACCAGTATGACCTGCACCCCGACCTCCTCCTCCGCGCACCTGCACCACCCGTCGGTGCTCACCTCCCACCACCACCCGGTGCACCACCAGCCGTCGCAGGGTCTGGAGGGCGACCTGCTGGAGCACCTCTCCCTGGGAGGCATGGCCGGTTCGGACGTGTGCTCCTCGGCCTCGCACAACGCCCACGCCGCCCACATGTCGGCCATCAACCACATGCAGCACCATCACCACCAACAGTCCATGAACATGCACCCGCACGGGCTCAGCTCCCACGGCTCCCTCGGGGGCTCCGGCGGGGACGCGGAGCCCGATCCCCGGGAGCTGGAGTCGTTCGCCGAGAGGTTCAAACAAAGGCGGATCAAACTCGGAGTGACCCAGGCGGACGTGGGCTCGGCCCTGGCCAACCTTAAGATCCCCGGGGTGGGGTGTCTGAGCCAGAGCACCATCTGCAGGTTCGAGTCCCTGACCCTGTCGCACAACAACATGGTGGCGCTGAAGCCGATCCTGGAGGCCTGGCTGGAGGAGGCGGAGCGGGCGCAGAGGGAGAAGATGTCCAAGCCGGAGATCTTCAACGGGGGCGACAAGAAGCGGAAACGCACGTCCATCGCGGCCCCGGAGAAGCGCTCCCTGGAGGCGTACTTCGCCGTGCAGCCGAGGCCCTCGTCGGAGAAGATCGCCGCGATCGCCGAGAAATTGGACCTGAAAAAGAACGTGGTCCGGGTTTGGTTTTGTAATCAGAGGCAGAAGCAGAAACGAATGAAGTTTTCTGCGACGCACTAAGATgagcacagagacaaaccagagacaaaccagagacaaaccagagacaagctgctgctgtcagaaaaaaacaaggtaCACCGTTGTGCCTTTTCAGCAGAGGCCTCACACGTTCGAATCCCAGAGGGGCCCATGGGTGCGCACTTAAAATAAACACGAGTCATTGAATCCAGTTTAAATCCAGATTGGTCTCAGATACAGTTTCTCGATTTACTCCTCAAAAGAAAAAGCATCCAACACGTGAGATGCAGCATCACCTCATCGGCtgatttattattgtgttaAAGATAAAAATGATATTTTCGGACTCACAATGGACAGAATGTCTCGTTGTGTCTCCACAGTGTTTGTCCACTTTGTGAAGGAGCAGCTTTCACAGCCggggtattttttttttttttttttgcaccagtGCCTGATTTTCTTCCAGTTGTGGAAAAGATTTCACCGAAAGTATTGAACTTCTTCAGGCCGCAgaacatttcttcttctgtgtctgaGGACGTGGGACACCTGACCACCACCCTCCACTCGGCGTGTCCCCGAGCTGAGCTCCAGCCTCATGCAGCGAAGCAACAAAACCACTGGATTCAACGGTGtacctggttttttttttttttttgaattgaTAAATCtgacagaggagacacagaCTCAACATCTGGAGGAACAGTGATGCTCCGTTCATTCATATGGCAATTATTGTACAAATACATGAAGAATAACAATGAAGGGGAACCGAGGGATGACTGTGATGATCCTCTTTagcttttttatatttatcattgTACATATCTGTGAATACGTGGCACCTCGTGTGTGGAAAAGCTCATTGAGATGTATTGAAAATGTTCTGCTGTCTTTTCTCCAGCTGTTCGTTTGTTCCGCGGGACCGATGGAGACACAACACactcaaacaacaacacaacaacaaaaaaaaaaagagaagaagaagaagaagttgtgTGGCTGAATGACATGAGGCACAAACATTCAACCGTGATCCATTGCATGGTTTACTCGttagagggggagagagaggggaggtgaggagtgggggaggagtggggggggggggtcgtttCTCCTCCGAGGTGAATGCATTGCAATAAGacgaaaacacaaaacacacgcacgaacacacacattcacacagtgtaGCTGTGTGTCTACCTCATTACCCAAGTGTTGGCACGTTCATGgtgattttaaaacacacacgcacacacacaccccacacacacacacgctgtaaAAGACCAGTagcatctttttatttcttggtttgttttatttcctttttgctTCTCTCCGGTTTATTGGTGAATTAGGCCTTTAGAAGAACCACTGATGTGTAAACCTGTTGTATGTTCACTGCAATGATGCTTTGAcaatcaaattattattattattattattattattattaggttGTTGATCTCCCCCTCTGTGTCCTCATGAAAACCAGTTGTtgcattttattatcattattataataatatgaattattataatCATCACTGACACCTTTGTGGAGTGCACTTTGTAGATATTCCGATGAAGGGAAATAGTCGGCCTTATTTATACTTATTTTTTCACCACTTCTGAGAGTTTAAGTTAAGTTCTGTTATGTTTTttggtattttctttattatgcccttatttatttattatctaatttattttggagaagaaggaaaaaaaaaaggagaaataatatttcatttgtgaaagtgtgctttaaatgtgtctgtgtaagCGACAGAAGCTGAAATAAACCGTGCACGTTTTACTTCATCCTCTGAAGGACTCTCTTTAAACTATTTAAACTTTACTGTGACACCACACAGTGTGAAATCAGCATGAAGTGTGCATTTCAATAAACACCCCACAGATTTCCATCCGCACCAAGCAGCAGAGGTGTTAATGCTCTGCAGATTCAAAGGAGCTGGATTTAATGGAACAAGTGCAATGTGAGCTGTGAGTGTGTCTTGGATACAGTGGGACGGGGTGAGCAGGGGTGAgcaggggtgaggaggggggagcagctgctgctctgaaacaGGAGAAGCCTGGAGGTGAAGGAGCTCCGCCTGAAAGCTGCTCTCCAGCCCTGATGAATAGGACTTGATACTTGAGTGACTCTAATATTGATCACCGCTGCCTGGTGTGTGAAGCCTGGACACACGGAGGGAGGCCTCGGATCTGAAGCTCTGTGTAGTTTCATCAGAGGAAGACCCCGGCACCACCAGCCCGTTTCATAAAGTTAGACAAActtgaaaagtgaaaaagaaaaagagttaattagcaataaaaagaaatgaagatgGAAAATGAACCATGTTGGACTCTGGTTACATCAGCATCGTCTGTCCCTGATGGTTCCAGCTCAAGAAACAAGTTTCAAACCTGAGGGAAAAGATTTTAAGagagaacagaaagagagagcagggcCGCAGCTAAGACTTTTAGAAACACCCCGGGTGTGGGTCCCCTGGTGCTCCGTGCAACACCCAGACAGAAATGTCAACATGAATTATTCCTCAGTCGCTGGTTATCATCGCTGTAACTCCAGTTTTTACAAAACGAACATCTAAATGAAATATAAGAGATTTTCCATGCGgccaggaagaagaaaaaaaaagttcaaaattAAACTTAATGATTTTTAGCGACACTGGAACCAACTCGTAAAATAAGAGCATTTGTCCATTTACTGAACttaatgtaaataaagtaaaatcacTTAAAGGGTGAATATCCTCTTTCAACAGGTTTCACTCTGTTACCAACAACAAACTGTGGATTGTTGatgttaaaatactttttaagtGAATATTAATACACAGGAAACCTTGAGTATAATTAAGAAAATTGAATCGAACTtgaatctaaatgtttttttgcccTGAACAGTTAATCAAAGTTAAACATGACAACATGAGCGTGTCTACATTTCACATCTGCTtcaaattcactcattcatttatGAATCGTCGGTCAAGCTTCAGCTCAGAGGACATTATGTCACCTACTGAACTTGAAAATGCAAAGTTCAACTCTGCTGCAACGAATAACCCACAGATATATATGTCCACCTTTATTCTGAAGGTATTAAATATactagaataaaataaaaatagtttttcaaGTAACTCAAAGATGCTTTATGACAAATCAAtgctgaagaaaatattgaaattaaTCTACATGATGTAAGTTTTAGAAAATTTTAAATTATAGTAAACACAAACCATGAATGTACAAAAGGAACCTTCACAATAAGAGCCTTAAAGAGGCAAAAACGAAAACTCTGATATTATCAAAACTCAAATCTGACTCTAAAGTGGAaggtttcattttcaaacctCAACATGTTTCATTAAGTCTTGAAGTTAAACATTAACATCGACAGCCTTCTGTCTTCGTGTACTTCGTGTACTTCGTGTACTTCGTGtacatctttatatttatatttctcagCTCATCAGGTGGTTCGGGCCCATGAACTCCttattaatgaataataaatatcagCTGTTATGATACTATTGATTTCCGCCTGTGTTTGTTAAGaagctgcttttctctgtcgTACAACAGCAGCTCGGCTGATGTATGAGCTTCTCACATTTTATAATGATGTTTGCAGATGAGAGGATGTGGAAATAACAGGAGAGGTCCACGTTTGTCTGTTGTGACTTTTAGATTTAGAGCAAacgaataataataataatttaagttTCCTTCGTTAAGAGCTTTAAACACAGATTCAATGTGGaattatattaatttaatttacagaaCCTACcgtaaatgtttttcattaaatcaTATATactcataaatatatatatatatatatacgtttataaatattttcaaatactCTCATTACATCattcaataaagaaaaactagacaaaataagataaaaactaATCTACATGTGAAATTTAAAGAAGTCATTAATAttgaaaatacaattaaatgagattaaaatatttttacatacaACTTCTGCCGATATGTTTTCTCAAAAGTGTTTTAATTCAAATATCAGGtttatgaaatatattttattattatatttgatcCTATAATTGAGGTTTTGCCTCGTGTTGAATGTGTTTCACTTAAacattctttatattttaagttgaggggaggaaaacagaaatgagCATTGGTCAATATTTACAGATATAATTTTTTGTGCCCAGCAGACAGTGGCTGGCATGTTGGTCCATAACAAAGAATGTAGAACATGGCTTCATCAAAGTTTAATCATGGAGCTGCTCTCCAGTTGAAGcctataaattatatataattgacCGTGTAATCAATGTGAACAGTGTATCAAGTTTTCCTGAGACAAAGTGACGGAATGCAGATTTTACACAGAGCGAAGGAAAAACACCGGAGCGGATCCCAGAAGACTTTGGACGAGCGGAGGGGGTgaaccctggacaggtcgccatgGCTGACGCCTGCAGACGAGTCGCCAATGAACCTAACCCCAGTCCGCGTGtcgttgcattgtgggaaagaaTTCCCCACAGAacctgggattcaaaccaagaacctcCTTGTGAGGCACACGACGCAGCACCTGCACACTTTGACACATCTGGTTTAATAATTGAGGATTACTCGATTGGTCGGCGTGTTTTCCCGCAGACTCCGCCCCTGCGTGGCTCTTGTTGTTGTCGTGCACGAGCAGATAAAAGAGCTTCTCCCCCGACGACCGTGGttaattgtttgatttaaataattaagAAATGGGAGGCCTCGTTTTCCTccgctgtgttttctctctgtgttggaGACAAACAAGCTGAAATCTGACTGAAGGACCGAACGCATCACTCTGTGGTTGTCTCTTCTTCAAAAGACGAACTGACGTGATGGACGACGTCCTCTGTTCAGGACCAAGAGATTATTGTCTGTCTTCAGGGACAAATGAGTGGCAGAGTGGAGTCACTCAAGTGGACAGACAgtctttagtttagtttagtttactTTAGTTCAGTAAACTGAGATGACTTGAAGTTCacagttattgttgttgttaggAGACGAGGACCGTTGTGACGCTTCGGTGCGAGAGCTTCATCGGGCGAATTGTTCCTGACTGAAAGAATCCACCTTCAGGACGTGAATGGTTCATCACCTCCACAAACAGCAGATCTGTATTTGTATCATGTTATTTAAAGTAAACTTGAAATGAGAGATTCTGAAGAAACAGAAGCAGATTgttaaacagctgcagcaggaaactgaaACGTTCAGAATATTGAAATAATCCTCAAACAAAGGCTCCTCCTCATGAAACGGATAAAGAACTTGGATTGGATTCAACTTTACTGTCATTGCAGTACAAGTACGACGCCAATGAAGTACAGTTTGTACAACCAGACGTGCAAACACGATATTAACTAGAGATAAACTCAGCACCAGCTGCACAGTGGAGAGttaacacacagagaaacaagtgatgagacaaacacacagagacatttataTTCTACTGATTTCAATGGACCGgatatttaaagatggacgacatgacagtgaagccaaaaccCCTCGATCCCCctctagtggctggctgcagtacagctgcctcctccatgttaacagatgggacatggggcCAAAACTgacaaaatcatgtttttatctgtatcTTTACTGtttgtaaaacactttgagctgtttgtttgtgaggtgctatacaaataaagtttattttaaattgaatatataaaaatggcCCGAGAcgtcctgattgacagctgagactgacgcGCCCGCAGGACCTCGCTGCAGATTCTGTCTCCAGGTGACGTTGGAAGCGTAAGATGACGGCGCTCGAGATATCTCGACTTTATTTTTGCACAACAGGAAGAAGACTGGAGATGAATCACTGGTGAGTCCAGGTTTCTCTCGATGAAACGTTCccctgctgccgctgctcacgattattttcacatttcaatgCCGGCGAACACGAGGAGAGAGATTTTCATTTGTACACGTTGAATCTGCTTCATCGTTCCTCTGTTGCATCAAACCCTTCCAGACACTGATACAGAAACGGAGCAACACCAGCCTCAAAACGGGCTTCAATGCAACGCTGCTTCCCCGGTGCACCAACCATTCTGGTTTGAAAACATGCAGCTCAGACTCCTGCAGCACCGGGGGAAGACACCAACATCAAGTCAACTGGAAAGCGGTTCTTTGTGGTCCCTCACCGGAACACGGTAGACCTGGCATTGCCTTGTGAGAGCACACGAGCCGCCCAGGAGGAGCCCAATCTATATACGAAT is part of the Paralichthys olivaceus isolate ysfri-2021 chromosome 15, ASM2471397v2, whole genome shotgun sequence genome and encodes:
- the pou4f4 gene encoding brain-specific homeobox/POU domain protein 3-like, giving the protein MMSMNSKQPFSMHPMLHEPKYAPLHSSSEAIRRACLPTPSLQGNIFAGFDETLLQRAEALAAVDIVAQKSHPFKPDATYHTMTTMTSMTCTPTSSSAHLHHPSVLTSHHHPVHHQPSQGLEGDLLEHLSLGGMAGSDVCSSASHNAHAAHMSAINHMQHHHHQQSMNMHPHGLSSHGSLGGSGGDAEPDPRELESFAERFKQRRIKLGVTQADVGSALANLKIPGVGCLSQSTICRFESLTLSHNNMVALKPILEAWLEEAERAQREKMSKPEIFNGGDKKRKRTSIAAPEKRSLEAYFAVQPRPSSEKIAAIAEKLDLKKNVVRVWFCNQRQKQKRMKFSATH